The window TGATGTATggaaaattaaagtttgaaagGGAAGAATCAAAATGAAGCATATGTTTGAAAgacataaatacaaatatcaTTTGCCATTAATTTTTGTCACATCAATGGATCAAATTGTCACAATCCAAAATCTTAtcctattattaatatttcaaaaatatattcatttatcTAGTtgtcttaatttattatttcttttctcaaaaagTCCTCCTTTAAatgtattataaaaaaaaaaaattaaaatattgactttcaacatcctttctttcaaataaaaattaactcaaattcaattttctattgactttgaataaatatatataatttaaatggaTGATTAACCTTTATGTTTCCTTTATTTTGATCAAAAACTATttcactattttctttttgttgcttttagtttattttattaaatacttactaaaaattaaatatagatttttttaaaaaaaacaaacctaTTATAGAATTTgccataatttttctattgtttgattagtttattattatggTGGATAATTGAGTCGGTtagatgtttaattttgaataataaaattgtttgcTATAATTGCCTAAGAGAATTCCTACCctattttagttattagtaGTTAAGAAAgctatatatgtattttttaaagaatttgtaTGACCAAAGAcgaaatcaattaaataagttaataaaccaaatataatatacatgTCACGAGAATTTATTGATACTATAAACGTATTAGTTCTTATGTTTCATAATGTTAtgttaaaacataatttacaTCATACGACTAAATTcatatcaatttcaaaacttaaaaactaaatgattgtttacaaataattttgcttttaaaaatggagtctataaatattattttctttctttttacggTATTTGGTAAACAATTTAACTATTGTACTTGAGGAGGATTCAAATGGAAATATGGATGTgtaggtttaattttaaataaatggttATATAAAACATAccaaacttttgaattaaaatatatttttagaaattatttttaaatgcatatttatctattttctctcttaaaaaaaccaacaaatgAAGTGGATAAAACACTAATTAGTCATTGATGTTCCCATCTCCCAActacatttaaaaagaataaaacttcaacattgtttatttgaaattaaaatcaataataaaaataaaaaaaatggaaagcttccatattaataatatataaggaagaagaaattaaagaattaaaaatggcCATTCCATTTTCAAGGGGACAAGATTGATGAACACCACGAACAAAATGCCAACGTGTCACCATATCTCTATTAttgctttatatatatatatttaaaaaaatcaaaagttgaCCAATATTTATccaaacattaattattaattacgACAATTCATCCATTGCTAAAGGCAATACCACCGAAAGCCATTCCTCATAACGTTTAATCAAAGTTTAACGTAATCAATCAAGATTtaacaatttgtttttcctttctatAGGTTACGAATTCAAATGGAAAAGATATGTGTTGTAGTAAGTGTATCGTTCGTGTACTTATTAAACGTACATTtatcaaaaattatttttttgatttttttggataaacTTCTCTTACGTGTAtaggttttgaaaataacaccgtttcaaaaaatttatcattttttataatatggatattattgttatataggAAGAGTTGAAAAGGTGTGGTCAAACTtttgtgtaatatatatataatattcaattaagaaatttatttgaagaaaatataaaagtcgAGATAAATATATACTAAGATGACTTActtaaacaacaacaaaagtttAACTAAATCGATATTAATGTATATCGAGAATCAAGAGGTTCTAACTAGGTTCGATCtcccacttttttttttttttttcttgtttcctaactaaaagaaagaaaaatgctATTCCAAGTTCACTTACgtttatttttgtgaaattgGGAAGTTTGATAAGTTATTTTGGAATGTAGACTCTAAATTAGGATTATGATTTATGTATAGGTAGCCCATTTTTTAGGGTTGGctcaaaagaagagaatttAATAATTGGGCCCTAGTTTTTATGAAAACAACAAGCCCAAAGGCccattttatttgtaaaaattagGAACTTTTTGTACCTAAACTTAtaatctaaataattaaaataaacattactTTAAATCTTAGTTTAATCTATaacttttggaatttgtatttttattgcTATGCTTTCTAAAGCTCCTTATTgcctttcaattttctattagtttgtttaattatgatgTTTCAagcttttaaaatgtatataattagtttaaagtAACGATCATCTTTGtcttgaaaaaattgtattcGTATTCGTATTCGTGTTCATTTCTTATTAACATATCTAATACGTGCTCGATATCATATCATTATTACCTACTAAAATTCACATTTAGTTCGTagactttttaaaaagtaacacTTTAGtcattgaattttaattgacAACAATTTCATCCTTTCGCTTTAATAAATAACGATTTAGCTCGTAACTTTGTACCGTTTACAATTTATAAGAATTCAGTCTCtatcatgaaaattaaattaagttttatagtttatataatAGACCCTGACATTTTGGTATGATTTGAGTAGTTTACCATGTGAAGCagattatcttttaaaaaataatcgaGAAATGACCAAATCACTTTATTAATATGCATGTATAAATCATTTCATTAAATTGTAGTAATTATATTTcgcaataaatttaaaaggatAACAACTAAATTTTATAGACAAAGTTATCACTTTCACCAGACCAAAAAAATACAAGTACTTTTTTagtcttatttattttaagctCATTTTTGTCGTAGTTTTAAAAGCGAATTTCATATGATTGGTGTTGTTTACttgttttctatatttataaaaaaaaactatgaattttaaaaatttataatccaAAATCATAATCGATTGTGATTGCAATCTATTATAATTGatctataataaaattacattttcaagtatttaagGTATAATTGGTTatggtataaaaaaaatatatattatttcggCCGACAGCTATGCAAGTGGATCCCAATCAAACGGTGCGTTTTAAGACCCCATAAGTCACGCGTTTCTATTTGGTCATATCTCGCTATCCTCCAATGCAATGGACCTTCACCTTGTTTGCACGACGGTAGGATGACAGTCACCACGTGGCCAAATGTGATTGGACAGTCGCCTACTGTCATGGTCAATGATTTTGCTGTTAACGACTTCTTTTAGCTTACgtgttctttaatttttgtttctttagatttataatgtaataatataatgtatttggtCCAttctttatcattattattattatcattatcattatttcttttcattttttcattttttgttattatccatattttctttctttaattcaattatttaagtttatcattttcaaaccCATCCAAATCATTTCAACTcacaataattatttcttccatatatatttttctaaaaaaagctTAAATATGAATCTTTCAATAAaccaactttaatttaaattgatgttATTATGCTAACATTTTAACTGTTAACTTGGAATTTATACCGATCtttgacaaataaaatggttgtatacatattaaaaaataaatgacgtTTCAAAAGTTTTCACTATAGTGAACTTACTTTGATGATATTTAACATCATTTTCGTTTTCCATAGATCAAATGTTCAATCTCTTACCTCATAGTTATTGTAATTTCTTgcattttctttagttttgcTTCATTTGCACGAACATCCCTTCAAAttgtgaaaatataattacaaagtatctaaatatgttttttttttttgcctaagaattattattactctgtgactaatttcaataaaaagatCCAGTTTACAATTTATTAAGAGTATGAGGactaaaatatcacaattatAAGTACAcgaactaaaatataatataattcaaataagatCATGACATTaagatcaaattaaattatcaatttatttgtatgattataaatatatcaattgtGTATATTTACGTTGGTTGGTATATATCAAAACCCTCTTGAATTGTTAATTGGATTATAGTGGAAAAAAAACTAGGTTGTTTGGTATTAATTCACATTTGGTTTCatacaaattttctaaattgtttctaaaaacaacactttataatgtaaaaataattgtttcttttgttttgatgCATTAGTTTTACTTATAATCATTGCAAATCTAGAAGCACATATTCATTGACATACAAAGGAATGACTAATTATACCTTATTTTATTGAAgttgaagtaaaaaattatcataaaaacttatagtaaattttatggGATAAACCTAAACAAAAAGCGACATTTAAACCAAAGTTTTAATAGGCTCGTGGGTTGTCAAAATCCATTCCGTTTTAGAAATTCAAACTATAATTATAACATACAAAATTATCAATGGTACTtgaaattcttatttattataacatCTACTAttgtaaaaagtaataattacTAATgatttttaagttataaatcAAATGGagtattgtattttaaatttatgtaataaaGTGTTGTACGTATATTCTAAGTtacaattttagttcataaacTTTTGGTTAACAAATCTccaaacaatttaaaatgtaaactaaatacataatttttaaaattttacctcCACgtccatttattttcaatttcacgTCTAATAATTTCTtgaactattaattaatttttcaaagaaaaaaaaagtctaacttaatagttgaataattaaaaaaaaaaggtacgTGATaacaagatacaaaatttaaatttaaataacttattcgagtttttaaagtttaaaaatctattaatacataaaatataaaattaaaagagtgtTTAGTaaccatttaattttgatatttgattgAAAGGAAGGgatatgttttgttttcaaacaatttcCTACACATAGTTTTCAACTATTTGAGCTAAACAATTGAATTCTTAATTGATTactagaaacaaaaataaaagttcttAAAACCtattttttgagttttaaaattttgggtttgattttgtaaacttgtaaaaactaatatttataaacttagttttgaagaacataaaacaaaacgcTCTATAATTGAAGTATAAATCCCTCGTTAATTGTTACTAATTGAAAGATTATGGGCTAAACTTGTATTTAGGCATGTATTGACCTTTTTCGTATTTATAAACATGGAACCAAAAAATTGGAACTTTACCCTTTGTGGAAAATCATTCATTCATCCACTAATTACAACACAGTTGTCTTTCTCCGtgtaaaaagaatttttggGTCGTTGAAAATTATTCCCATTTCGAGCAAGTTCATCATCAAAAGGAAAAGGCTGTGTTGCTTTGCGGCTGCCTATACCCGAGCAATTTATCTTTCATTCCACTGCTCCGCTATCTAAGCCATTAAAACCCTGCTTCACGTTTAACAATACCCATTTCTTATTCCTTCTTTTATCTTGACCAAACTCATCTCCTTTTATCCCAAGTTTCTCTGTgttttcatttggtttttcgtttttgttgAAACTTTGCTGTGgggggtttttgtttttgtttttgttttcgtttttgttttgaattgagtTCTAATGGAGGATCGGTATGAGCCATTGAAGGACCTTGGCTCTGGAAATTTTGGAGTTGCTAGGCTTGTTAAAGACAAGAAGACAAACGAGCTTGTTGCAGTCAAGTACATTGAGAGAGGGAAGAAGGTAAATAACTTATTGATTGGATTTAATGCTGTTAAATTACTTAAACAATGGTGggattttgagttttgtgtcTGATTTCATTGTTAGGTGGTGGGATTTCTCCTGTTAATTGTTTCTGATTAGCTTTTGGCTTGATACTTTAGTGGCTTCTCTTTGGACTTGATGCTTAAGTTGCTTAAACAATGATTTGATTTGGAGATTTGGGTTTGATTATTCTTTTGCTAATGGGATTTCATTTGTGATTATTTCTGATTAGTTTCTGGCTTGGTGCTTTAATGGCTTCCCACTGTTTGTAACCTTTTTCTCTGTTGACTTGTGGAGAAAGTTatggaagttttttttttttttcttttattttcaatggATGGTGGTGTTGCTGCATTCTTTATGTAAAATCTCTGTGGGAGTTTGTTCGTTAGCTTCTTCAattgcattttaaaattttctctgGATGATGGCTCACCCTGTTAGTGTGTTCAATGTGTTATAGAACAAAGCCGGATAATGATTCATATGCATATGTCTAAGCAAATTCAACAATGGTTGTGGCTCATTATAGatatttaatgattttgttaaGTTCTTTTCCATTTAGACTTGATGGTGGATTCTTCATTGACGTGTTTGTTAATGGTTGATTTGAAGGCAGAGATCATTCTCAAGTCTTTTAAAGTTCTTTCtctgaatatttttttatggttgaaCATTTAAGATGATAGAATATATGCATTGTTTTCTTCAGATTGATGAGAAAGTTCAGAGGGAAATCATTAATCATCGATCATTGCGGCATCCAAACATTATCAGATTCAAGGAGGTAatgataatttataataaatgagaaatgGGTTGGgatttaaatgtatttgaaatgTAATGGGAATAATAATCTTCTTATGAGGGGTTTTCTGACATCAAATTTGACTTCAttctcaaaaaaataataatgaagtcAACTCTCAGCCCCTAGGctgctttttttttcgttGCCTCTTTTCTGTTCTTTATAATATCGTATCTCAGTTTcttattcaaagaaaaagacttCATTAGCTTACTTATACCTTtgatactttttcttttttggtaaaaATGCGCAATGCAAGATTGGTTTTTACCTAGGAGGCTGTATCACAATTCTTAATTTTCAGGAGAGTAACTAATCCCCTCAGCCAAGTAGATTACTTGCTTATGATTCatgtttaacaattttatttctcGATATTCTTGTCTTGAGAACTTGTTTTTGGTTGTTGGCTATGGGCTAAAAGTTCAAATTGTtactttaaaaagtaaatagaaaacaaactcGACTTTAAGAAACAGAACCgttatcaaacaaaatctcaCTTTTCTACCTTGATCCATTGATCTCATTCTCTCAGTATAATACACTaataaacaaaccaaaatcCACAAAGAGCAAATTGTATAGCAATTCATTAGTCAGTTTGTAATGTTCTTATCTTGGACTTTGTAAAGATTCCACATGGGTGGAACACCTCAATGAGTGATGTTTGCCTGCAGGTCTTCTTAACCCCAACTCATTTAGCCATTGTCATGGAATATGCAGCTGGTGGGGAACTTTTTGGAAGAATATGCAGTGCTGGTCGATTTAGTGAAGATGAGGTTGAAGTGTTAcccttttttacttttgtatatttgttcatcttttctatttcattttccttcacAATCCATTTCTCAACTGACCTTTTGTCCGGTTTCTTGGAATCTCTTTGCACATCAGGCAAGATTTTTCTTCCAACAGCTAATATCTGGTGTCAGCTACTGCCATTCCATGGTAtaacattcaattttctttttcattgtcTAAAGCATATGTTACTCTCCTGTTGTTTGTCTTCATTGCATGGTTGCCTGGGTCTAATCATTTTCTATCCATCGTAGCAAATTTGTCATAGGGATCTGAAATTGGAAAACACACTCTTGGATGGAAGTCCTACTCCACAACTTAAGATATGTGACTTTGGTTACTCAAAGGTTGATAATCTACTATCTAATACAATCATAATCTATTATCTGTCTTACTCTGTCAACTATTATACTTCTGGATCATTATCTTCagctttttttgtttttttgattCATTACAGTCCGCTTTATTACACTCACAACCAAAATCGACTGTTGGGACACCAGCATATATTGCACCGGAGGTTCTATCACGAAAGGAGTACGATGGCAAGGTatttaagttcaaattttctttgtaaatattCTTTTGGTATAGAAAACATTCCATTGTATGTGGCATGTTTCTGTCTAGTGGCATTGGTGGTGTACTCTTCTGCAGGATGCTGTTGTTAACAACATTCATAAGAATGATGATTTGGTGTTACTGATTGTAGATTGCAGATGTTTGGTCATGTGGTGTGACATTGTATGTGATGTTGGTTGGAGCATACCCGTTTGAGGATCCTGAAGATCCAAGAAATTTTCGAAAGACGATAGCAGTAAGTATCTCtcaaaaaatacattataGTTTGTTTCTTCGTAATAAACTTCAGGAATGTTCATTTGAGAAAGGGAAAACTCAATGTCTGTCTCCCTAATCATACAGAGAATATTGAGTGTTCAATACTCAATACCAGATTATGTACGCGTGTCCGTGGAATGTCGCAACCTTCTTTCTCGCATATTTGTCGCCAACCCTGCAAAGGTAACACACAGTTCTTTCCAGATTTTTGTATTGCAATTTGCATCTCAAATCTCATTTACTCATCATTCTCTGAACTTAAGAGTTTTGTTGCAATCAATACATATTGTTCAAGGCCCATGGAAGAGGATAccaatcattttaaaaactagtAGAGCAAAAAACTCGGAATACCATGTTGATTTAGGACTGTCTGAACTTGAAATGGGATCATATTAATCTAatttattgaacttttttcgaaTTCTGTTTAGTCTACTTATATATATGGTCATCAATCTTGTTCATTTCTTTGCTTGAAGAGGATCACCATCCAAGAGATAAAACAGCTGCCATGGTTTTTCAAGAACTTGCCAAAGGAGTTAATTGAGATTGAGAAAACCAACTTCAAACAACAAGAACACAACCAACTGTCACAGAGCGTTGAGGAAATCATGCAGATTGTTCAGGAAGCAATGACGCCAGGAGAAGCGTCTAAAGTCGGGGACCAAGCATTGGCCGGAGGATCGGGGCTCGACGATCTGGAAGGCGATATAGATTCCGAAGTTGATGTTAGTGGTGACTATGTAACTGCTGTTTGAGAATGGTTCGGTTTTTGGTTTAATTACACACAAGAGTTGTATGGACACAAAGCACATATGGTGTCAAAATCACATTGTACAGAGAAAATAGAAGCCATGGAACATTGTGGGGCACATGCATCGACTCCCCAAACAACCATGTTCATTGTATCAATAATAAGATGGtccatttttttgttgatgaaaagaaataccATCTGATTTAAAATGCATAAACTTTTCTATCATTGGAAAATCAGAGTTTTTCTTTGCTGAGTTGGATGGAGATGATTGGTTGAGTTGAACTCAATTATTTGAGTTTCAAAACTTGCCCAACTTGAAGATCTCTAACTCCTTTGGCAATTGATTTGATCCAACCCTACCAAGAATTATGATGAGTTAATTTAagtagatttaaaaatttgacaCTTCTAGCCATATTTTCTTGATAAAGACTGGTTAAAGctaaagttttattaaataacGTTTCCACGGTGTAGAACTTTATTAGATTATATACAAGGCTTTTACTAAGCTAATCTTGATGTTTCTATCACTATCAATAACATGTCAATTAACAAGAACTCTAACGAACTTGGAATTTGGTGACGGACTTAAAAAGTGATCTATAGATGCATTACACTTAATTAGATttataagtaaatattttgtcttgAAAATGGTGGATTGTATTTTGTGTATTTggtgactttttttttcttttcttctttgttgttactttttctttaagtaGATTATCATGAAAATGTGGAAATCATtgaaattaatagaaaatattatacatataatttacattaaattaaaacctCAATATTTAATGTGGTATGAACGTGTTTGATTAGTAGTAATAActaaaagaagataaaatgtAGGTAGCAGCTACACTATGAAAAGAAGGCCTAAAAACCACCGTTTTTGAATCGCAATGAGAAATTTATTTGCTCTtggaaacaaatattaaacctTATGAGCTTGAATAATCTACCAATAACATAATGCTAAAAAGTATCATCTATATTGTAACCACTCTTGCTGTTTTCACTAGGTTTAGGAGAActtaacatttttctaaaacatttgATTTAAGCAGTGTTCACAacacaaaagtaaaatttataaaataaacttgtaGTTAGTACATGCAATGGAGTGACAAGTAGAGTTCATACAGGTAATAAATTTCAACGTTTACATGGTAATTCAAATCtaagagagaagaaaactCTTATGtaattaatacaataattCCCAAACACTGTGTatttaactttgaaatttcataAAGTCTATTTTGAATCCTTATTgatcaaaagaagaagaatgggtATATAAATTAACATGTCGACACATAAATAACGTCGGAGGCACCTTCAAGAGAGACTTTTCTACTTGGatccaaatcaaaattagGTGGTTAAATATCTGAGTTTTTCTACTTGttgaactaaataataatattgttgtcGTAATTAGCTTTTAATTCTTTAGCAAATGAgtatacaaatttgtttttgtgtgAACAAAAAATTGGGTTGAAGATCATTGAATTATTCCAAGTctcttgttttgaaaatttcatgtCATTTTCCTTTTGCGTGAgaaaatagaatttgaaaagtttatcaatatcactttaaaatgaaagagattctttattaattataagatAATGTAACAAAATTGGTTGTCATATTTGTAAACTTATCACCTAGATATGataatgtttaaatatttagatcCATTACTAATATACAATTGATAATAGTTTATTGGTATAGAGAGATACTAATTTGATAATCTATCACACTTAATAGACCTctaaaacaataacattttttttctatcattgatctatattttcaaaataaaggtAGTCGGATGGAAGAGAAATTCTCCATTTCAatctttaacattttcatgACGAAGGTTGAACAAACTAAActcctaaattaaaataccattGCTTGATTATTCCAACCATTGTGTAtgaaaatagataattaaatatcgtaaattaaataaaagcaTACATTCTTAACAAAAGCAATTCTGTCTATACATGCCAACTTTGCTTGAACATATGAGATACAACAATTCTAATATAGAATAGGAAAACAAACTCATAAGGTATAAAATTAAAGCAAACAAGATGAAGAATATAATTACTTTAGAATAACCAATAAAATTATCCTTTAGAAATTTCTAATGAAACTCAGCATATAAGGGTGACCAACATGTATATCTTCTTATCatccccctccccctccccctccaCAGCCGCCACCTCCTCCACCACCACAACCTCCACCACCTCCTCCATCACCTCCTCCACCATCACCCCCGCAGCCTCCACCACCATCACCACCACCGTTGCCACGTCTTCTCTTTTTCGTATCATGAGAGTCGCTGCAAGCAAATATGATCATGGAAATGAGAGAGATTGAAAGAATGATGGTTGAAAGCAAAAATAAGCCACTAGAAGTGAACAAGGTGACATCTCCAAAGA of the Cucumis sativus cultivar 9930 chromosome 3, Cucumber_9930_V3, whole genome shotgun sequence genome contains:
- the LOC101207431 gene encoding serine/threonine-protein kinase SRK2A; its protein translation is MEDRYEPLKDLGSGNFGVARLVKDKKTNELVAVKYIERGKKIDEKVQREIINHRSLRHPNIIRFKEVFLTPTHLAIVMEYAAGGELFGRICSAGRFSEDEARFFFQQLISGVSYCHSMQICHRDLKLENTLLDGSPTPQLKICDFGYSKSALLHSQPKSTVGTPAYIAPEVLSRKEYDGKIADVWSCGVTLYVMLVGAYPFEDPEDPRNFRKTIARILSVQYSIPDYVRVSVECRNLLSRIFVANPAKRITIQEIKQLPWFFKNLPKELIEIEKTNFKQQEHNQLSQSVEEIMQIVQEAMTPGEASKVGDQALAGGSGLDDLEGDIDSEVDVSGDYVTAV